One window of Bacteroides sp. AN502(2024) genomic DNA carries:
- a CDS encoding RagB/SusD family nutrient uptake outer membrane protein — protein MRKLFISFVTVVLLTSCSADSLMKETELDLTDTEKVYSDITLTRKVVYDLYARMRMGRDRLGSFGFLANIGGSPCMLDNATDDGAGNTTRAGGAVIPELEKFIKGGIDASKGLIGSDHPWTFYYKAIRSANTFLNNVDRSPLEDAEKISLKNQVRFLRALYHHELFRFYGALVIGDKELDPLLYDEIKRESLETTVRWIANEFKELAEPGVLPDKYDAADYGRATRGAALGYLARTLLYAASPLHNASGVTWREAADAAYDMIKYSDNGDFYRLYEDPTNPGKSYTRLFNTRANGEVVMGFLRAPANDLYGMMPAFDPWNVNKELLTCPDQWLVDCYDMLDGSQPILGYESNTKAIINPNSGYNENSPYANRDPRLAQSILCDGATWPLVNGKPATIDLSKSYRWGSGYFLTKFLDDRIDHRKGGTTYMDFPMMRYAEILLDYAEAENEAEDTHTAREKAIAQLNRIRRRAGITTDLLAADYNQTTLRERIRKERRVELCFEDHRFFDIRRWLIAKDVMRLPAVGIKKINGKYQRVTLDTRNYNERMNLAPIPQDEVNNCPNIYQNPGY, from the coding sequence ATGAGAAAACTATTTATATCCTTTGTAACGGTTGTCCTGCTTACCAGTTGTAGTGCAGATAGCCTGATGAAAGAAACCGAACTGGATCTTACAGATACAGAGAAAGTTTATTCGGACATTACCTTGACCCGCAAAGTCGTATACGACTTGTATGCACGTATGCGCATGGGGAGAGACCGACTTGGTAGCTTTGGCTTTTTGGCAAACATTGGTGGTTCACCTTGTATGCTTGACAACGCAACAGACGATGGAGCTGGAAATACAACCCGTGCCGGAGGTGCAGTCATTCCCGAACTCGAAAAATTTATCAAGGGGGGAATCGATGCTTCCAAAGGCTTGATTGGCAGTGACCACCCATGGACATTCTACTATAAAGCCATTCGTTCTGCGAATACATTCCTGAACAACGTAGACCGTTCACCATTGGAAGATGCAGAGAAGATTTCCTTGAAAAACCAGGTACGCTTTCTGCGTGCATTGTATCACCACGAACTGTTTCGTTTCTACGGAGCATTAGTAATCGGAGACAAAGAACTCGATCCGTTGCTTTATGATGAAATCAAACGTGAATCGTTAGAGACCACCGTCCGTTGGATTGCTAATGAATTCAAAGAACTTGCAGAACCGGGAGTATTACCAGACAAATACGATGCGGCAGACTACGGAAGAGCTACCCGGGGAGCAGCGCTAGGCTATCTGGCACGCACATTACTTTATGCAGCAAGTCCCTTACACAATGCGTCCGGAGTGACCTGGAGAGAAGCGGCTGATGCGGCCTACGATATGATCAAATATTCTGACAACGGAGATTTCTATCGTTTATATGAAGATCCGACCAATCCGGGAAAGAGCTACACACGATTATTTAATACTCGTGCCAATGGTGAGGTAGTCATGGGATTTCTCCGCGCACCGGCAAATGATCTTTACGGGATGATGCCTGCTTTTGATCCTTGGAACGTAAATAAGGAGCTACTGACTTGCCCGGACCAATGGCTGGTAGATTGTTATGATATGCTAGACGGTTCACAACCCATTCTCGGTTACGAATCAAATACGAAAGCGATCATCAACCCGAACTCCGGTTACAATGAAAATTCGCCTTATGCTAACAGGGATCCCCGTTTGGCGCAAAGCATTTTATGTGATGGCGCTACCTGGCCTTTAGTCAATGGTAAGCCAGCTACAATAGACCTGTCAAAATCATATAGATGGGGAAGCGGTTACTTCCTGACAAAGTTTCTGGATGACCGTATCGATCATCGAAAAGGTGGTACCACTTACATGGACTTTCCAATGATGAGATATGCTGAAATCCTACTTGATTATGCAGAAGCCGAGAATGAGGCTGAAGATACGCACACAGCCAGAGAGAAAGCAATAGCCCAGCTTAACAGGATACGTCGCCGTGCCGGTATCACGACAGACTTACTGGCCGCAGATTATAATCAGACAACCCTTCGGGAACGCATACGCAAAGAACGCCGTGTAGAACTTTGTTTTGAAGATCATCGATTCTTTGATATAAGAAGATGGCTGATAGCAAAAGATGTTATGAGATTACCGGCCGTCGGAATAAAAAAAATCAACGGTAAATATCAACGGGTAACTTTAGATACACGTAATTATAACGAGCGCATGAACTTGGCTCCAATACCACAGGATGAAGTTAATAACTGCCCGAATATCTATCAGAATCCGGGATACTAA
- a CDS encoding RagB/SusD family nutrient uptake outer membrane protein, whose product MKKSIIYLAISTTLTFSSCDYLDDMPYDWAQPDDIFTNEQNYLKPINQVYAYIPEGFNHVGNAFLDAATNDGISTIIDSDIHKLSRGYITSSNPIEECWNNSYKGIRQAIFARKYLREADLVLQNKTEEDIQAFKDTYCAETECLQALFEFNLLRHYGGFPIVDRIYEVDDPELQTKARDSFKDCVNHIVQLCESAAAVLKVNPEGGNGSYGRMTKGMALAIKAKTLLYAASPLYNRTDNNDPVLGYTDGSDVAERWQLAAKACADVINLNVDGTIAPNGNKKYSLITLTAAKTYDKIFIHANPNSEYILFYTATKNNTLENRHYPPTISKDQGGGTVPSQQLIDAFTMKDGSDYTHSSDGRNMYKNRDPRLAAIIGYDGSVYGKNTIYTRISDNTTIDGLNQVKNRSTNTGYYLAKFLDKTLKFGQANVGTVFHLFPMIRLSDILLSYAEAMHHAYDMNADPEGYGLTAVEAVQKIRSRAGFGTDDKFLNGVTDDNFLEKVKQERRIELCFEEHRYFDLRRWMDGNQLREPIVGMKIEENASGFHYTRFTVDEARNFKDYMYYHPIPLKVIKENPSIQQNPGW is encoded by the coding sequence ATGAAAAAATCGATAATTTATTTAGCAATAAGCACAACACTTACATTTTCCAGTTGTGACTATTTGGATGACATGCCCTATGACTGGGCACAACCTGATGATATTTTTACGAATGAGCAGAATTATCTGAAACCTATCAATCAGGTTTATGCATATATTCCCGAAGGCTTCAACCATGTAGGAAATGCCTTTTTAGATGCAGCTACCAATGATGGAATAAGCACAATCATAGATTCGGATATCCATAAATTGTCTCGTGGATATATCACTTCTTCAAATCCGATTGAAGAATGCTGGAATAATTCATATAAGGGAATTCGACAAGCAATTTTTGCCCGCAAATATTTGCGTGAAGCCGACTTGGTGTTACAAAACAAGACAGAAGAAGATATTCAAGCATTCAAGGATACTTATTGTGCGGAAACCGAATGTTTACAGGCCTTATTTGAGTTTAACCTGTTAAGACACTACGGAGGTTTTCCTATTGTCGATCGTATTTATGAAGTCGATGATCCTGAACTGCAGACAAAAGCAAGAGACTCTTTCAAAGACTGTGTCAATCACATCGTACAGTTGTGTGAGAGTGCTGCCGCTGTATTGAAAGTTAATCCGGAAGGCGGGAATGGTTCTTATGGCCGCATGACTAAAGGGATGGCACTCGCTATTAAAGCCAAGACGTTACTCTACGCCGCAAGCCCACTCTATAACAGAACAGATAACAATGACCCTGTACTAGGGTATACTGATGGATCGGATGTAGCAGAACGCTGGCAACTTGCCGCCAAAGCTTGTGCAGACGTAATCAACCTGAATGTGGATGGCACTATAGCCCCGAATGGAAATAAGAAATATAGTCTGATAACTCTTACTGCTGCTAAAACGTATGATAAGATCTTTATCCATGCTAACCCTAATTCGGAATATATCTTGTTCTACACAGCTACCAAGAACAATACTTTAGAAAACAGGCATTATCCCCCTACAATTTCAAAAGACCAAGGAGGAGGTACAGTACCTTCACAGCAATTGATCGATGCATTTACCATGAAAGACGGAAGTGATTATACCCATTCTTCTGATGGTAGGAACATGTATAAAAACAGAGACCCGCGTTTGGCAGCAATTATTGGATATGACGGTTCTGTTTATGGAAAGAATACCATTTATACGCGAATTAGTGATAATACAACCATAGACGGACTCAACCAAGTGAAAAACCGTTCGACCAATACAGGATATTATTTAGCTAAGTTTCTGGACAAAACCCTGAAGTTCGGACAGGCTAATGTAGGCACTGTTTTCCACTTATTCCCGATGATTCGTTTATCTGACATCCTACTTTCTTACGCAGAAGCCATGCATCATGCTTATGACATGAATGCGGATCCTGAAGGCTACGGTTTGACAGCAGTAGAAGCCGTACAGAAAATACGTTCCAGAGCCGGATTCGGAACAGATGATAAATTTCTTAATGGGGTGACAGATGACAACTTCTTGGAAAAGGTGAAACAAGAACGTCGTATCGAACTCTGTTTTGAAGAACATCGTTACTTTGATTTGCGACGTTGGATGGATGGCAATCAACTAAGAGAGCCTATTGTCGGAATGAAAATAGAAGAAAATGCTTCCGGATTTCATTATACTCGCTTTACGGTAGATGAAGCACGCAATTTTAAGGATTACATGTATTATCATCCCATTCCTCTGAAAGTAATAAAGGAAAACCCTTCCATTCAACAAAATCCGGGTTGGTAA
- a CDS encoding sulfatase-like hydrolase/transferase, whose product MNLKKHLPWLGALLPITNTQAEIKPNVVIIYIDDMGIGDIGCYGGKFVPTPNIDKLAQDGLLFNQYYSSAPVSSPSRCGLTTGLFPLEVGINTFLNDKAANKRCEQRNFLDDKLPSMARAFQNAGYSTGHIGKWHMGGGRDVHNAPSIKNYGFDEYISTYESPDPNPAITATKWIWSDKDSVKRWRRTEYFVDKSIEFVKRHKDKPFFLNLWPDDMHTPWVPEFKQKERKSWETQEAFAPVLAEMDKQLGRFIKALDELGVGENTIIIFTSDNGPAPSFKSVRSAYLRGTKNSLYEGGIRMPFIVRYPKKIKAGQVNNESVLCAVDLYPTLCSVAGIKTEKGYKGDGQNYKKVLLGKSKAKRKTDLMWDFGRNKHFGFPRNPYDRSPHLAIRSGKWKLLVNGDGSDAQLYDMEKDKFEKNNIANEYPDLVTKLSKKVRKWYAENRDQGLQTN is encoded by the coding sequence ATGAACCTAAAAAAACATTTACCCTGGCTGGGAGCTCTACTACCCATTACCAACACACAAGCGGAAATAAAACCCAATGTAGTAATTATTTATATCGATGATATGGGCATCGGTGATATCGGTTGTTATGGAGGTAAGTTCGTTCCTACTCCCAATATCGATAAATTAGCACAGGACGGACTATTATTCAATCAATATTATTCTTCTGCACCGGTTAGCTCCCCATCCCGCTGCGGACTGACGACAGGTCTCTTTCCACTTGAAGTGGGCATCAACACTTTCCTGAACGACAAAGCAGCCAATAAAAGATGCGAACAACGTAATTTTCTGGATGATAAGTTGCCTTCAATGGCACGTGCCTTCCAAAACGCAGGTTACTCAACAGGACACATCGGGAAATGGCACATGGGAGGCGGACGTGACGTGCACAATGCTCCATCTATCAAGAATTACGGTTTTGACGAATACATATCAACCTACGAAAGTCCGGATCCGAACCCGGCAATCACTGCAACCAAGTGGATATGGTCGGATAAAGACAGTGTAAAACGTTGGAGACGTACCGAATACTTTGTAGATAAAAGTATTGAGTTTGTCAAACGTCACAAAGATAAGCCCTTCTTTCTGAACCTTTGGCCGGATGATATGCATACCCCTTGGGTACCGGAATTTAAACAAAAGGAAAGAAAAAGCTGGGAAACACAAGAAGCATTTGCTCCTGTGCTTGCAGAAATGGACAAACAACTTGGACGTTTTATCAAAGCCTTGGATGAGCTGGGAGTGGGAGAAAATACAATCATTATTTTCACTAGCGACAATGGTCCTGCACCTAGCTTTAAATCTGTACGTTCCGCTTATTTGAGAGGTACTAAAAATAGTCTTTATGAAGGGGGGATCCGTATGCCATTCATCGTTAGATATCCAAAGAAAATTAAAGCCGGACAAGTAAATAACGAGTCTGTATTATGCGCTGTAGATTTATATCCGACTCTGTGTTCTGTAGCCGGAATCAAAACAGAAAAAGGTTACAAAGGCGATGGACAAAATTACAAAAAAGTTCTTCTCGGGAAATCGAAAGCCAAACGCAAAACCGATTTAATGTGGGACTTCGGACGAAACAAACATTTTGGCTTTCCAAGAAACCCTTATGACAGAAGCCCCCATTTAGCTATACGCAGTGGAAAATGGAAATTATTAGTGAATGGTGACGGAAGTGATGCGCAACTATACGACATGGAAAAGGATAAATTCGAAAAGAATAATATCGCAAATGAGTATCCTGATTTGGTTACCAAGTTGAGCAAGAAAGTACGTAAATGGTATGCAGAAAACCGAGACCAAGGATTACAAACTAATTAA
- a CDS encoding SusC/RagA family TonB-linked outer membrane protein: protein MKFLREILLIGLLPGFLISQAQNVQNKEDVPLDLGYRVLPMGDYNGSAYTISGKQLRNLPVTNLSAVLAGLVPGYFARQVQGGGLVNEQNSFWIRGQRSNSSNALVLVDGQERDFTVLSSHEVESITVLKDAAATALYGMRAGSGAILVTTRKGIKGKPQVELTAQIIAQQPLKKLESLNAADYARQYNIARHNDSMDPLYSNYDIMNYAKNAPNSILYPNVDWVDKYLKDTRWSQRYNLNIQGGTEKSTYFVNAMYTRNNGYFNTDDSHDYSTNHSAERFNIRSNIDFAVTRTTQLDVNLYGWYQSQNGPGSGAENIYRNLVTLPQGIFPEWYNDQGYTDQYGNIINAEDGKIVAGNAFRENAWAMLNRSGYFQDKQLYGSFRTKLSQDLSFITEGLKASIALSMDSRTVSSIRRTITFAYYEKDATNENVLRRTREDDSMINKVDNTNSFRRTGIVAQLDYNRTFGKHRISALAFYEQYESNDEMVLPTRFQSANGWFGYNYDKRYGIDVIGAYQGSHKFGPGHKFGFFPTISAGWTVSNESFWKDAKKIVPYLKLKASYGQVGNSSGVDAFYYRGRMWPQNEVYITGVNMGTKLGGYIQDILPNPGLTWEKARILNIGIDTQLFSDRLSVTAEFFKDNRHDMYVVNNKISSLVGNVKEFKQNIGKINSHGVDLSATWNSNIADWGYFIGSTFSYSTNKVIANGEVDQPYDWLKNQGRPLGENRGYIAKGFFKSWEEIAASPVQTFSDVQPGDVRYEDINKDGQIDVNDMIPIGYGDIPRIMYGINLGVGYKGFSITALFQGAAKVSHQYSDIVMNPFTDNGTIFEHQLDYWTPEHQNAAFPRLTTLDNANLNNRQVSTLNVKDADFLRLKTLEVSYDFPVKMIQKIHLKGLRLFLSGTNLITWTKYKWVDPEAPSLAAPLTRNMSIGCSLKF from the coding sequence ATGAAGTTCTTAAGAGAAATTTTGTTAATTGGGCTATTACCTGGTTTTCTTATAAGCCAAGCACAAAACGTCCAAAACAAAGAAGATGTACCTTTAGATTTAGGTTATCGTGTACTCCCTATGGGAGATTATAACGGTTCAGCCTACACCATCTCGGGTAAACAGTTACGCAATCTACCTGTCACAAATCTTTCGGCAGTATTAGCCGGACTGGTACCTGGTTATTTTGCCCGACAAGTGCAAGGTGGCGGATTAGTGAATGAACAGAATTCATTTTGGATAAGAGGGCAAAGAAGTAATTCATCCAATGCGCTAGTACTAGTTGATGGACAAGAACGGGATTTTACTGTTTTGTCATCACACGAAGTAGAATCAATTACCGTATTGAAAGATGCTGCAGCAACAGCTTTATATGGAATGCGTGCAGGCAGTGGAGCTATTCTGGTTACAACTCGTAAAGGAATAAAAGGGAAACCACAGGTTGAATTAACAGCTCAAATAATAGCTCAACAGCCACTTAAAAAGTTAGAGTCATTAAATGCAGCCGATTACGCAAGACAATATAATATAGCCCGCCACAATGACAGTATGGATCCACTGTATTCCAACTATGACATTATGAATTATGCAAAGAATGCCCCTAATTCCATATTGTATCCCAATGTAGATTGGGTTGATAAATACTTGAAGGATACCCGATGGAGCCAACGCTATAATCTTAACATCCAAGGAGGGACAGAAAAAAGTACATATTTCGTGAATGCAATGTATACTCGTAACAATGGCTACTTCAATACGGATGATTCACATGATTATAGTACCAATCACTCTGCCGAACGGTTTAATATTCGTTCCAATATAGATTTTGCCGTAACCCGTACCACTCAGCTGGATGTAAACTTGTATGGCTGGTATCAAAGCCAGAATGGACCGGGTAGCGGAGCTGAAAATATTTACAGAAACTTAGTTACATTACCACAAGGGATCTTTCCAGAGTGGTACAATGATCAAGGGTATACAGATCAATACGGCAATATTATCAATGCAGAAGATGGAAAAATTGTAGCAGGAAATGCATTCCGTGAAAATGCATGGGCAATGCTAAATCGATCCGGTTACTTTCAGGACAAACAATTGTATGGTTCTTTCCGTACGAAACTCTCACAGGATCTTTCCTTCATAACAGAGGGATTAAAAGCTTCTATTGCTTTATCTATGGATTCACGTACAGTTTCTTCTATCAGACGTACAATAACTTTCGCATATTACGAAAAGGACGCCACGAATGAGAACGTTCTCCGCCGGACCCGCGAGGATGACTCAATGATAAACAAAGTAGATAATACCAATTCTTTCCGCCGAACCGGTATCGTGGCTCAGTTAGATTATAACCGTACCTTTGGAAAACATAGAATTTCGGCTTTAGCTTTCTATGAACAATATGAAAGCAATGATGAAATGGTATTGCCAACCCGATTCCAAAGCGCAAATGGTTGGTTCGGCTATAATTATGATAAAAGATATGGCATCGATGTTATCGGAGCTTATCAGGGATCTCACAAATTTGGGCCGGGACACAAATTCGGTTTCTTCCCTACAATATCTGCCGGATGGACTGTTTCTAACGAATCTTTCTGGAAAGATGCAAAAAAAATAGTGCCCTACCTAAAACTAAAAGCATCTTATGGACAAGTCGGCAACTCATCCGGCGTAGATGCCTTTTATTACAGGGGACGCATGTGGCCGCAAAACGAAGTCTATATCACAGGGGTAAATATGGGAACAAAGCTTGGAGGATACATTCAGGATATACTTCCAAATCCCGGATTGACTTGGGAGAAAGCTAGAATTCTGAATATCGGAATAGATACCCAACTATTTTCAGACCGATTATCTGTTACAGCAGAATTTTTTAAAGACAACCGTCATGATATGTACGTCGTAAATAACAAAATCAGTTCTCTTGTCGGCAATGTAAAGGAATTTAAGCAGAATATAGGCAAGATTAATAGCCATGGAGTAGACTTATCTGCCACGTGGAATTCAAATATTGCAGACTGGGGCTATTTCATAGGTAGTACATTCTCTTATTCTACGAATAAAGTGATTGCAAATGGTGAAGTAGACCAGCCATATGATTGGTTGAAGAATCAGGGACGTCCTCTAGGAGAAAATCGAGGATACATTGCAAAAGGCTTTTTCAAATCTTGGGAAGAAATAGCAGCCTCTCCTGTACAAACATTCTCCGATGTCCAACCAGGTGATGTACGTTATGAAGATATAAACAAAGACGGACAGATTGATGTAAACGATATGATACCTATCGGTTACGGAGACATTCCTAGAATCATGTATGGTATTAACTTAGGGGTCGGTTACAAAGGATTTTCGATCACAGCATTGTTTCAGGGAGCAGCAAAAGTCTCTCATCAATATTCGGACATCGTAATGAATCCTTTTACAGACAACGGAACCATATTTGAGCATCAACTTGATTACTGGACACCCGAACACCAGAATGCAGCATTCCCACGTTTGACAACACTGGACAATGCTAATCTTAATAATAGGCAGGTAAGTACATTAAATGTAAAAGATGCTGATTTCTTAAGATTGAAAACATTGGAAGTTTCTTATGACTTTCCTGTAAAAATGATACAGAAAATCCATCTTAAGGGATTGAGACTTTTCCTTAGCGGAACGAATCTGATTACCTGGACAAAATATAAATGGGTTGATCCTGAAGCGCCTTCACTGGCGGCTCCTTTGACGAGAAACATGAGTATAGGTTGTTCCTTAAAATTCTGA
- a CDS encoding SusC/RagA family TonB-linked outer membrane protein, with protein MKKIIILFICLTSSIWHIYPQTKVSGIVKDAQGMEIIGATVLQKGTNNGIVTGVDGKFTLTLSNEAEQTVLISMIGFIEQSIAIKKNHPFINVTLEEDIAQLDEVVVVGYGTQKKVSLTGSISNVGTQDLKSMPVSSVTNALGGRIPGLVTRQESGRPGGDQATMFIRGRASLNDSSPLVLIDGVERPMAQIDPDDIETVSVLKDASATAVYGVRGANGVILVTTRRGREGETRISFSSEFGVTSFNRISQTLNSEYVSRFMREGAINDGFDPSDTGNTRGIFLSEYDNYLYRTQKSPFTHPDNNFVDMFTKNGLQQKYNVNLSGGNKTVRYFVSVGYFTQTGMFETDVDKIKEHETIQTLLAASPDVAKGLYKAGYNSEYKYSRLTTRSNIDINLTEDFKVSVNLAYRFGSQNRPYGYDSDGQEALRLFGMFYRNSPQAFPILNANGTYAAADGIWRQNPLVTLCYTGFFLNFNNKLETDFTFKYNLKKLLKGLSIDGKFSYDAGWSNNRSIQQRPNIYQYNPVNGTYKQGLEMVLPTKATNKTAATHRKYIEAAVRYKQSFSGHNVSGLVLYNMSYTSTPGGRYSYVPHIYQALVGRVNYDYENRYLFEVNAGYNGSNRFAEGHRYQLFPAASMGWVLTNEPFFKENPILSFTKLRFSYGEVGNDKLGGFSYYYRSGYDDGLGYTFGETHNPAIKGLIQGKSANENITWEVARKYNLGLETKWMKDKISASIDFFKERRSNILCEPERYSQAAGSNGLAPINYGVVTNQGYDLEIGYQDQKGDFGYSVKGIYGYAHNEIVEKSESVKPYSYMSQTGNPIGQFIGYISDDFFSSYEDIASSPIQFGQVSRPGDIKYKDLNHDGVIDSNDQAPIGYNPVPEMTFSLAAGLNWKGFDFSLLLQGAARSSIYLQQDIAWDNFWGNYYEEHIGRWTPETAATATYPRFTKAATAAHPNYYKSDYWLKDSKYLRLKNIQLGYTIPRKLLKRFGVRSLRVYANAYNLFTWDNVKKVDPESSNNSNGQFYPQQKVINFGINLNF; from the coding sequence ATGAAAAAGATAATAATATTATTCATATGCTTAACCAGCTCCATCTGGCATATCTATCCACAAACCAAAGTTAGCGGAATTGTCAAAGATGCCCAAGGAATGGAGATAATTGGTGCTACCGTCCTTCAGAAAGGGACTAATAATGGAATAGTGACTGGAGTGGATGGCAAATTTACTCTTACATTGTCCAACGAAGCAGAACAGACAGTTCTTATCTCAATGATTGGCTTTATAGAACAATCTATTGCCATAAAAAAGAATCATCCTTTTATCAATGTCACTTTGGAAGAAGACATTGCACAATTGGATGAAGTGGTTGTGGTAGGATATGGGACACAGAAAAAAGTATCTCTGACAGGTTCCATTTCTAATGTCGGGACACAAGATTTGAAAAGTATGCCTGTATCAAGTGTTACAAATGCTTTAGGAGGCCGCATCCCGGGACTGGTAACCCGACAAGAGAGCGGACGTCCCGGCGGTGATCAGGCTACAATGTTTATTCGTGGTCGCGCTTCATTGAACGATTCTAGTCCTTTGGTACTGATTGACGGAGTAGAACGCCCCATGGCACAAATTGATCCTGATGATATTGAAACGGTTTCCGTATTAAAAGATGCTTCCGCAACAGCAGTATACGGGGTACGGGGAGCTAACGGCGTGATTCTGGTAACTACCCGCCGGGGACGTGAAGGAGAAACTCGAATTTCTTTCTCGTCTGAATTCGGTGTTACTTCCTTTAATCGTATATCTCAAACTCTAAATTCCGAGTACGTTTCAAGATTTATGCGTGAGGGTGCTATCAATGATGGCTTTGACCCATCTGATACCGGCAATACCCGTGGTATTTTCCTGTCAGAGTATGATAACTATCTCTATCGTACCCAGAAAAGTCCATTTACACATCCGGACAATAACTTTGTAGATATGTTTACGAAAAATGGTCTCCAACAAAAATACAATGTAAACTTGTCCGGCGGAAACAAGACAGTGCGCTACTTTGTCTCTGTGGGATACTTCACTCAAACTGGTATGTTTGAGACAGATGTGGACAAAATTAAAGAACACGAAACGATACAAACTCTTTTAGCAGCCTCACCTGATGTAGCAAAGGGTCTGTACAAAGCAGGTTATAATTCGGAATATAAGTATAGCAGGCTCACCACCCGTTCGAATATCGATATTAACCTGACTGAAGATTTCAAGGTATCCGTAAATCTTGCTTATCGTTTCGGAAGTCAGAACCGCCCCTATGGTTATGATTCTGACGGGCAGGAAGCACTACGCTTGTTCGGTATGTTCTACCGCAATTCTCCTCAAGCATTCCCGATCTTAAATGCCAATGGTACCTATGCTGCTGCCGATGGCATATGGAGACAAAATCCGCTCGTAACATTATGTTATACAGGTTTTTTCCTCAACTTCAACAATAAACTTGAAACAGACTTTACCTTCAAATATAATTTGAAGAAACTATTGAAGGGATTGAGTATAGACGGGAAGTTCTCTTACGATGCCGGCTGGAGTAATAACCGAAGCATACAGCAGCGTCCCAATATCTATCAATATAACCCTGTAAACGGAACTTATAAACAAGGTCTTGAAATGGTATTACCAACAAAGGCCACCAACAAAACGGCAGCTACACACCGTAAGTATATCGAAGCAGCAGTCCGCTATAAACAGTCCTTCTCCGGACATAATGTATCCGGATTGGTACTTTATAATATGAGTTACACCTCCACTCCCGGCGGACGTTATTCTTACGTACCTCATATCTATCAAGCTTTAGTAGGACGTGTAAACTATGATTATGAGAATCGCTATCTGTTTGAAGTTAATGCAGGTTATAACGGTTCAAACCGTTTTGCGGAAGGACACCGTTATCAGCTCTTCCCTGCAGCATCAATGGGTTGGGTACTGACTAATGAACCTTTCTTTAAAGAAAACCCTATCTTAAGCTTTACTAAACTACGCTTCTCTTATGGTGAAGTTGGTAATGACAAACTGGGAGGCTTCTCCTACTATTATCGTTCAGGATATGACGATGGATTGGGGTACACTTTTGGAGAGACACATAATCCTGCGATTAAAGGTCTGATTCAAGGAAAAAGTGCCAATGAAAACATCACATGGGAAGTTGCACGGAAATACAACTTAGGACTTGAGACAAAATGGATGAAAGACAAAATATCTGCCAGTATCGACTTTTTTAAAGAACGTCGTAGTAACATCTTATGTGAACCGGAAAGATATTCTCAGGCAGCCGGTTCAAACGGACTGGCTCCCATAAACTATGGTGTCGTAACAAATCAGGGATATGATCTGGAAATAGGATATCAAGATCAAAAAGGAGACTTTGGATATTCCGTAAAAGGGATTTACGGATATGCCCACAATGAAATTGTAGAGAAAAGTGAATCTGTGAAACCCTATTCCTATATGTCACAAACCGGCAATCCTATCGGACAATTTATCGGCTATATTTCTGACGACTTCTTCAGCTCTTATGAAGACATAGCAAGTTCTCCCATTCAATTCGGACAAGTAAGCCGGCCAGGAGATATAAAATACAAAGATCTGAATCATGACGGAGTGATCGATTCCAACGATCAGGCTCCCATCGGCTATAATCCGGTACCCGAGATGACTTTCTCTCTTGCCGCCGGTTTGAACTGGAAAGGATTTGATTTTAGCCTATTACTTCAGGGAGCTGCCCGTTCCTCCATTTACCTGCAACAGGATATCGCATGGGATAATTTCTGGGGGAATTATTACGAAGAGCATATCGGAAGATGGACACCGGAGACAGCGGCAACAGCTACATATCCACGTTTCACAAAAGCAGCCACTGCCGCACATCCTAATTATTATAAATCCGACTATTGGTTGAAAGACTCCAAATACTTGCGTCTGAAAAACATTCAGTTAGGTTACACTATACCTCGTAAACTATTGAAAAGGTTCGGAGTACGTTCACTTAGAGTATATGCAAATGCCTACAATCTCTTTACATGGGATAACGTAAAAAAGGTAGACCCTGAATCATCGAACAATAGCAATGGACAATTCTATCCACAACAAAAAGTAATAAATTTTGGTATCAACCTGAATTTCTAA